A region of Lacinutrix sp. Hel_I_90 DNA encodes the following proteins:
- a CDS encoding DUF4105 domain-containing protein has product MKPFLLLLAFLLLFSISATAQNPNLSEDAEISVLTMGPGQLLNDSFGHSAFRVRTGTLDIVYNYGMFDFNAPNFYLNFAKGKLDYYLGYTSYERFKAIYISQNRSIKEQVLNLTKAQKRALFSFLINNAKEENKIYAYDFFYDNCATKMRDVAEAVLNSNIAYKTPKTYKAESFRQLINTNIYWNSWGHFGINVALGSVIDQKAEPRNYMFLPDYIFQFFDKASFKDSGEPLVKETNTIYESKPEITKSNFFLSPLFIIGLIGLCILWVTYLDYKKQTRSKWLDVSIFALTGSIGTLLFLLWFATDHTATANNYNVLWAFPLNLIISYQATKTAPKLWYIGFLKLLIILLCLMTLHWIIGVQGFSFALIPFLIALLFRYLYLLWFYKTSFSLQ; this is encoded by the coding sequence ATGAAACCATTTTTACTCCTACTCGCGTTCTTATTATTATTTTCTATTTCTGCCACTGCTCAAAATCCAAATTTATCTGAGGATGCTGAAATAAGTGTGCTTACTATGGGTCCAGGACAACTATTAAATGATTCCTTTGGTCACAGTGCCTTTAGAGTACGTACGGGCACGCTCGATATCGTCTACAATTACGGGATGTTTGATTTTAATGCCCCAAATTTTTATTTGAATTTCGCCAAAGGCAAGTTAGATTATTACTTAGGTTACACTTCCTATGAGCGTTTTAAGGCCATTTATATTTCTCAAAACCGAAGCATTAAAGAGCAAGTTTTAAACTTAACTAAAGCTCAAAAACGCGCTTTATTTAGCTTTCTAATTAATAACGCTAAAGAAGAAAATAAAATTTACGCGTATGATTTTTTCTATGATAATTGTGCTACGAAAATGCGCGATGTCGCCGAAGCCGTTTTAAATTCAAATATAGCTTACAAAACACCTAAAACCTATAAAGCAGAAAGCTTTAGACAGCTTATTAATACTAATATTTATTGGAATTCCTGGGGCCATTTTGGTATTAATGTGGCTTTAGGCTCTGTTATCGATCAAAAGGCAGAACCAAGAAACTATATGTTTTTACCAGACTATATCTTTCAGTTTTTTGATAAAGCAAGCTTTAAAGATTCAGGAGAACCCTTAGTTAAGGAAACGAATACTATTTATGAATCTAAGCCTGAAATCACAAAAAGCAATTTCTTTTTAAGCCCTTTATTTATTATCGGTTTAATAGGATTATGTATCCTTTGGGTGACCTATTTAGATTATAAAAAACAAACGCGTTCAAAGTGGCTGGATGTTTCTATTTTTGCCCTTACTGGAAGCATAGGTACTTTATTGTTTTTACTGTGGTTTGCAACAGATCATACAGCGACTGCTAATAACTATAATGTACTTTGGGCATTTCCTTTAAATTTAATTATTAGTTACCAAGCCACTAAAACGGCTCCCAAACTTTGGTATATTGGGTTCTTAAAGCTATTAATTATCTTATTGTGCCTAATGACTTTACACTGGATTATTGGTGTGCAAGGCTTTTCGTTTGCATTGATTCCTTTTTTGATTGCCTTATTATTTAGGTATCTGTATTTACTTTGGTTTTACAAGACGTCTTTTAGTCTACAGTAA
- a CDS encoding SIS domain-containing protein, which yields MNTKDSILNIARETIALESASIGNLATLLDADFADAVELIYHSKGRVIITGIGKSAIIATKIVATLNSTGTPAVFMHAADAIHGDLGLILQDDIVICISKSGNTPEIKVLVPLIKSAKNKMIAITGSKDSFLGTQADYILNTYVAKEACPNNLAPTTSTTAQLVIGDALAVCLLDLRGFSSKDFAKYHPGGALGKKLYLRVQDMSSVNKKPKVHLETDVKQVIMEITESMLGVTAVVENNKIVGIITDGDLRRMLSKVDNFSGLKAKDIMSSNPKSIAEEAMAVDAMEVMEKFGISQLLVEKEGDYAGVVHLHDLIKEGII from the coding sequence TTGAATACTAAAGATTCTATTTTAAATATTGCAAGAGAAACCATAGCGCTAGAGAGTGCTTCCATTGGGAATTTGGCGACATTGCTTGATGCCGATTTTGCTGATGCCGTGGAGCTCATCTACCATTCTAAAGGGAGAGTCATCATTACGGGTATTGGTAAGAGCGCCATTATTGCAACTAAAATCGTTGCCACTTTAAATTCTACGGGAACTCCAGCGGTATTTATGCATGCCGCAGATGCCATTCATGGTGATTTAGGTTTAATTTTACAAGATGACATTGTGATCTGTATTTCTAAAAGCGGGAATACGCCTGAAATTAAAGTACTTGTCCCTTTAATTAAAAGCGCAAAAAATAAAATGATTGCCATTACTGGTAGCAAAGACTCCTTTTTAGGAACCCAAGCAGATTATATATTAAATACCTATGTTGCTAAAGAGGCCTGCCCAAATAATTTGGCGCCTACAACAAGTACTACTGCGCAATTAGTTATTGGTGATGCTTTAGCGGTTTGTTTGTTAGATTTACGTGGTTTTTCGAGTAAAGATTTTGCTAAATACCATCCTGGTGGCGCTTTGGGTAAAAAATTATATTTACGAGTACAGGATATGTCTTCCGTAAATAAAAAGCCAAAAGTACACTTAGAAACTGATGTAAAACAGGTGATTATGGAAATTACTGAAAGCATGCTAGGGGTAACAGCTGTAGTAGAAAACAATAAAATTGTAGGTATTATTACCGATGGTGATTTACGACGTATGTTATCTAAAGTGGATAACTTTTCTGGATTAAAAGCGAAAGATATTATGAGTAGCAACCCTAAAAGTATCGCTGAAGAGGCCATGGCTGTTGATGCCATGGAAGTTATGGAAAAATTTGGCATCTCTCAACTATTGGTTGAAAAAGAAGGGGACTACGCCGGCGTTGTACACTTACACGATTTAATTAAAGAAGGTATTATTTAA
- a CDS encoding DUF808 domain-containing protein → MASGFFALLDDIAALMDDVIVMSKISTKKTAGILGDDLAVNAEKAIGFVSSRELPVLWAITKGSALNKVIILPIAFLLSAFAPWAITVVLILGGIYLAFEGVEKIVEFFVPHKRQKTIVVIDTLSEEEQTIAEKKKIKSAVFTDFILSVEIVIIALGTVLGQPILFQIIVVSIVAVIATIGVYGIVALIVRMDDLGFKLVSLNANKKSVSNFIGNFLIRALPIVIKSLSIIGTIALVLVAGGIFVHNIEFFHHFLDVLPGIIKDFIVGLLVGFAAFLVVKIFKRLFFKKDKAIH, encoded by the coding sequence ATGGCTTCAGGTTTTTTTGCATTGCTAGATGATATAGCAGCCTTAATGGATGACGTTATTGTCATGAGTAAGATTAGTACTAAAAAAACAGCTGGTATTTTAGGAGATGATCTGGCAGTAAATGCCGAAAAAGCAATAGGTTTTGTTTCCTCAAGAGAATTACCCGTGTTGTGGGCAATTACAAAAGGTTCGGCGCTTAATAAAGTAATTATTTTGCCAATCGCTTTTTTATTGAGTGCTTTTGCACCTTGGGCAATTACTGTAGTTTTGATTTTAGGCGGCATCTATTTGGCTTTTGAAGGTGTAGAAAAAATCGTTGAATTTTTTGTACCCCACAAGCGCCAAAAAACTATTGTTGTTATAGATACGCTTTCTGAAGAAGAACAAACCATTGCTGAAAAAAAGAAAATTAAATCGGCTGTTTTTACAGACTTTATTTTATCCGTAGAAATTGTAATTATTGCCTTAGGTACCGTTTTAGGTCAGCCTATTTTGTTTCAAATAATAGTAGTTTCAATTGTTGCAGTTATTGCTACCATTGGTGTTTATGGCATAGTGGCGTTAATCGTTAGAATGGATGATTTAGGGTTTAAGCTGGTAAGCCTAAATGCAAATAAAAAAAGTGTTTCTAATTTTATTGGAAATTTTTTAATACGAGCTTTGCCGATAGTTATTAAAAGTTTGTCTATAATAGGTACGATTGCTCTGGTTTTAGTTGCCGGAGGAATATTTGTTCATAATATTGAATTTTTTCATCATTTTCTAGACGTGCTTCCGGGTATTATTAAGGATTTTATCGTCGGACTCTTGGTTGGTTTTGCTGCATTTTTAGTAGTGAAGATTTTTAAAAGACTTTTTTTCAAAAAAGATAAGGCCATTCACTAA
- a CDS encoding PorV/PorQ family protein — translation MNIGVDAAALGMSNAVTASSNDVNAGYWNPAGLVNVEDKQLALMHSSYFANIANYDYAAFAMPLDDRSAIGLSLIRFAVDDILDTTQLIDDQGNVNYDRIRLFSTADYGLTFSYARKLPLQGLNYGVNAKVIRRIIGDFANSWGFGLDAAIQFETGNNWKFGLMARDITTTFNSWSYNEDAFARIQGAIEGQNQELPEASEITIPKLQLGVSKSYNFNYDYALRAEIDLNVRFEQNNDLISTSSASINPALGFEFGYIDMIYLRAGLGNFQHELQIDNSENLSFQPSFGVGFKYNGIQIDYAFTDIGDQSIALYSNVFSVKLDFSAFR, via the coding sequence ATGAATATAGGTGTTGATGCTGCCGCGTTAGGGATGAGTAATGCCGTAACTGCTAGCTCAAATGATGTTAATGCTGGTTATTGGAATCCTGCTGGACTCGTGAATGTTGAAGACAAACAACTCGCTTTAATGCATTCCAGTTACTTTGCTAATATTGCAAATTACGATTATGCCGCCTTTGCCATGCCTTTAGATGACAGAAGTGCTATTGGCTTATCTTTAATTCGTTTTGCTGTTGATGATATTTTAGACACCACACAACTTATTGATGATCAAGGTAATGTTAATTATGACCGTATTCGTTTATTTTCGACAGCAGATTATGGTTTAACGTTTTCATATGCTAGAAAATTACCCCTTCAAGGTTTAAATTATGGGGTAAATGCTAAAGTAATCCGACGTATTATTGGCGATTTTGCTAATTCCTGGGGATTTGGCTTAGATGCTGCAATACAGTTTGAAACAGGCAATAATTGGAAATTTGGCTTGATGGCTCGTGACATTACCACGACTTTCAATTCCTGGAGTTATAATGAAGACGCTTTTGCAAGAATTCAAGGGGCTATTGAAGGTCAAAATCAGGAATTACCAGAAGCTTCAGAAATTACGATTCCTAAACTACAATTAGGTGTTTCTAAAAGCTATAACTTTAATTATGACTATGCTTTACGAGCAGAAATAGATTTAAATGTCCGTTTTGAACAAAATAACGATTTAATATCAACTTCTTCTGCCAGTATCAATCCTGCTTTGGGCTTTGAGTTTGGTTATATCGACATGATATACCTTAGGGCTGGCTTAGGCAATTTTCAACATGAACTACAAATTGATAATTCTGAAAATTTAAGTTTTCAGCCTAGTTTTGGTGTTGGTTTTAAATACAACGGCATTCAAATAGACTATGCTTTTACAGACATTGGAGACCAAAGTATAGCACTCTACTCTAATGTATTTTCAGTGAAACTTGATTTTAGTGCGTTTAGATAA
- the tatC gene encoding twin-arginine translocase subunit TatC: protein MTKKNINEMSFLDHLEDLRWHLIRSTLAIVIVGTVAFIFSRALFRLIIFAPLEMSFPTYRLLCKTAQFFNIESTFCGEELPMIIQSRTMAGQFSADIWTSITAGFVIAFPYVIYQFWKFISPGLHDDERKHSRGFIIASSLLFFIGVLFGYYVVCPLSINFLANYNISEVVDNQIDIGSYIGLVRSTALASGFIFELPIVIYFLTKIGLVTPLFLRKYRKYALVIVLILSAIITPPDVASQIIVAIPVLILYEISIYISKIVIRNQERKIKKDVRTR, encoded by the coding sequence ATGACGAAAAAAAATATAAATGAGATGTCTTTTTTAGATCATCTTGAAGATTTAAGATGGCATTTAATCCGTTCAACCCTCGCTATTGTTATCGTGGGCACAGTTGCTTTTATATTTAGTAGAGCACTATTTAGGCTCATTATTTTTGCCCCACTAGAGATGAGTTTTCCTACGTACCGCTTGTTGTGCAAAACCGCCCAGTTTTTTAATATTGAAAGCACCTTTTGTGGAGAAGAGTTACCTATGATTATTCAAAGTAGAACGATGGCAGGGCAATTTTCTGCAGATATCTGGACGTCTATAACAGCAGGTTTTGTTATCGCTTTTCCTTATGTAATCTATCAATTCTGGAAATTTATTAGTCCTGGTTTACATGACGATGAACGGAAACATTCTCGTGGATTCATTATCGCCTCGTCACTCCTATTCTTTATTGGCGTTCTTTTTGGTTATTATGTTGTTTGTCCGTTATCCATTAACTTTTTAGCAAACTACAACATCTCAGAAGTTGTCGACAATCAAATTGATATTGGTTCATACATTGGCTTGGTTCGCTCTACAGCCTTAGCTTCAGGTTTTATTTTTGAACTACCAATTGTGATATACTTTCTAACCAAAATAGGTCTGGTTACACCGCTATTCCTTAGAAAGTACAGGAAATACGCTTTAGTTATTGTGCTTATTCTTTCAGCCATTATTACCCCTCCAGATGTTGCAAGTCAGATTATTGTAGCTATTCCGGTGCTCATCTTATATGAAATAAGTATTTATATTTCAAAAATTGTAATTAGAAATCAAGAACGTAAAATAAAAAAAGATGTCAGAACTCGTTAA
- a CDS encoding carboxymuconolactone decarboxylase family protein yields MSELVKEFNDYRSKMNDKILADNNKIIKRIFNLDTNAFAEGALDVKTKELLGLVASTVLRCDDCVKYHLEASYKAGVPKEQVVETLGIATLIGGTIVIPHLRRAYEYWDALEAQS; encoded by the coding sequence ATGTCAGAACTCGTTAAAGAATTTAATGACTACCGTTCAAAAATGAACGATAAAATATTAGCTGATAATAATAAAATCATCAAACGTATATTTAATTTAGATACTAACGCTTTCGCGGAAGGTGCTCTGGATGTAAAAACAAAGGAATTACTTGGTTTAGTAGCCTCTACCGTTTTAAGATGTGATGACTGTGTAAAATACCATTTAGAAGCGTCTTATAAAGCTGGAGTTCCAAAGGAACAAGTTGTTGAAACGCTTGGCATAGCGACTCTAATTGGTGGTACCATTGTGATCCCGCACTTAAGACGCGCTTATGAATACTGGGATGCTTTAGAGGCTCAAAGTTAA
- the lptB gene encoding LPS export ABC transporter ATP-binding protein — MKLKAEHLMKSYSGRKVVKDVSLEVNTGEIVGLLGPNGAGKTTSFYMIVGLIKPNGGSIHLEGTNITKYPMYKRAQNGIGYLAQEASVFRKLSIEDNILSVLQLTKLSKKEQLDKMESLIDEFSLGHIRKNRGDLLSGGERRRTEIARALATDPNFILLDEPFAGVDPVAVEDIQRIIARLAKKGIGILITDHNVQETLAITDRTYLMFEGGILKAGVPEALAEDEMVRKVYLGQNFELRKKKIDF; from the coding sequence ATGAAACTCAAAGCCGAACATTTAATGAAGTCCTACAGCGGACGAAAAGTTGTAAAAGACGTTTCTCTAGAAGTAAACACCGGAGAAATTGTTGGGTTACTTGGGCCAAATGGCGCGGGTAAAACCACCTCGTTTTACATGATTGTAGGCTTAATAAAACCGAATGGGGGTTCTATTCATTTAGAAGGTACTAATATTACCAAATACCCCATGTATAAGCGGGCTCAAAATGGTATTGGTTATTTGGCACAGGAAGCTTCGGTATTTAGAAAACTGAGTATTGAAGATAATATTTTGAGTGTTCTTCAATTAACGAAGCTCAGTAAAAAAGAGCAGTTAGATAAAATGGAATCGCTTATTGATGAATTCAGTTTAGGGCACATTCGTAAAAACCGTGGCGATTTATTATCTGGAGGAGAGCGACGCCGTACTGAAATTGCACGTGCTCTGGCTACCGATCCTAATTTTATTCTATTGGATGAGCCTTTTGCAGGCGTAGATCCTGTGGCCGTTGAAGACATCCAGCGTATTATTGCCCGATTGGCAAAAAAGGGGATTGGTATTTTAATCACAGACCACAACGTGCAGGAAACCTTAGCCATTACAGACCGAACCTATTTAATGTTTGAAGGAGGCATTTTAAAAGCTGGAGTTCCTGAAGCATTAGCTGAGGATGAAATGGTGCGTAAGGTGTATTTAGGGCAGAACTTTGAACTGCGTAAAAAGAAAATTGATTTTTAG
- a CDS encoding phosphatidylcholine/phosphatidylserine synthase — MQIKKYIPNSITLLNLLCGSIAVIFAVNNHFVTASLFVFLGIFFDFFDGLLARKFNVQSELGLQLDSLADMVTSGLVPGIILYKLLALASDSPVLTGAVEWSETMHWSGFKMTWLPIIGLFVTLASAYRLAKFNLDEDQQTYFKGLPTPANTLLIMSLPLILEFQNNDTINQIILNQWFLIALTFLSCYLLNSNIKLFALKFKDYSFKNNAMRYVFIILSVVLLIVLHFAAIPLIILTYIILSLISK, encoded by the coding sequence ATGCAGATAAAAAAATACATTCCAAATAGTATCACGCTTCTTAATTTGTTGTGTGGCAGTATCGCTGTTATTTTTGCGGTAAACAACCATTTTGTAACGGCTTCTTTATTTGTTTTTTTAGGCATATTCTTTGATTTTTTTGATGGCCTTTTGGCACGTAAATTCAATGTTCAAAGTGAATTGGGATTGCAATTAGATTCTTTGGCAGATATGGTAACTAGTGGCTTGGTTCCTGGAATAATTCTATATAAATTATTGGCTTTAGCTAGTGATTCACCAGTACTTACGGGTGCTGTAGAATGGAGTGAAACAATGCATTGGTCTGGCTTTAAAATGACTTGGTTGCCTATTATTGGTTTGTTTGTGACGTTGGCTTCTGCTTATAGATTGGCAAAATTTAATTTGGACGAAGACCAGCAAACGTATTTTAAAGGCTTACCAACACCTGCAAACACCTTGCTTATTATGTCATTGCCATTAATTTTGGAATTTCAGAATAACGATACTATCAATCAGATTATTTTGAACCAATGGTTTTTAATCGCTTTAACTTTTTTAAGTTGTTATTTACTAAATTCTAATATCAAATTGTTTGCGCTAAAGTTCAAAGACTATAGCTTTAAAAATAATGCGATGCGTTATGTTTTTATCATCCTGAGTGTAGTGCTTTTGATTGTCCTTCATTTTGCAGCAATTCCATTAATTATTCTCACCTACATTATTTTATCCTTAATCTCTAAATAA